The DNA sequence GCATGTCAATTGGCTAGAAAACAAGAGGTCACGGCATTGCTCCGCCATAGGATATACTTCTATTGAATTTTCATAGGTAACACCCAATTGTTCTCCAAAACTGTCTATGCTAATTGACACTCCAACAATCAGCAAACGAGTGTTCCCATTGCTCCATATCCACGCCAACACTTGATAATGTCAATCATTTCAAAGATTCAGCCATCTGTGaatgcagtggtatctcattggaattttaatttgcatttctctgaaacATAATAAGTTGAGCACCTATGCATATAGTTACTGGACACTTGGatatcttttgtgaagtgtctgtttttccatattttctatcatattatctgtcatttctttatgatttgtaGTAGTGCTTTGTATGTTCTGCATACAAGCGCTTTGTCAGTTGTAAGCATTACATATGTCTCCCACTTTcatttttcactctcttaatggaAACATTTAGACAGaggtttttctcattattttcatgTGGTTAAACATGTCATATCTTTTCCTTTAGAATTAGTGCTTTTCATGTCTCAAGAAATCTTTTTTACCCCAAAGCCCTGAAGAAAATCTTCAATATTGAGTTCTGAGAgcttcctgtttttccttctacatttagTCTCACAATCCATCTGACAATGGAttatagtgtgtgtgtggtgtgagcaAAGGGTAAAGgttttttctatttgaatatcCACTTGTGCCAGAACCAGCTACTGAGAAGACCATTTTTTCCCTACTGTTCTGCTGAGCCAATGTTATCCTACATCAATTCTCCATCTATGCATGgtctctttctgctccatttgTATATCTGTCTGTCCTCGTGTCTTCACTACACTGTGTAATTACAGTGGCTCTATAATTAGTCTTGAAATCCAGCAAAACAAGTCCCCCTGCCTTCTTCTCCAAGAGTGTCTTGGCTATTTTTGaccctttgaatttccatataaattttagaatcagcttttcaaGTGGTACTGGAAGAATCTCTGGGGGTTTTTATGGTATTGGGTTAAACCTGCAGACTAATTTggcaaaaattaacattttttaaaatattaaccttCCAATGCTTAAACATAGcatttccacttatttaggtcttctttaactTATGAAAAAACATTGTGTTCCTTTAACTTATAAAAAATGTTGTGTTCCTATAAGTAgataaactttttgaaaattttattttttgtcagttGCTAATACACGCAAGTCAAgtcgatttttttctttctttgtatattgatcttgtatatAGCAAACTTGCTAAATTTGCTTGTTTATTCCTTTTGAACTGTCTACACAAAATCATAATGTCAGTAAGTAGTAAtaattgtatttcttcctttagaaCCCTGTaccttttgtttaattttctcttactcCTCCGGCTAGGACGTCAAATACAGTGTTGAATGAAAATGATGATGGCAGTTATCCTGGTCTTGTTGCCAATCTCAAGTGGAGCATTTTCAATGTTTGACTGCTAAGTGTCCTGTTTGATGTAGACTTCTGTAGATACTCTTTACCAGATGAAGGTAGTTCCCTCCATTTCCTTGCTTGTTGAGTTTTTTGTCAGGAATCAgtgttgaattttttcatatgtttttctgCCCCTCTTtggatgatcatgtgatttttctcctttatcataATAGGCATTGACCAATTTTCAAATGTTGGATGAAATCTTGAGTTTGGGAAATACACTGAACCTGATTTTATTCTGtttactgatattttatttaacattcttgCCTTTCTGCTGATTAGGGAGGTTGacctgttgtttttctttcatttctttgcattACTGATCTTGTTAGGCATTGATGTTAAGACCATGTTGGCATCATGTCATGAGTTGGTGAAGGTATCACTTTTTCTATTCTGAGAAACAATCTGTGTAGTGTAGATgctatttcttatttgtttcttgGTAGAATTTGCCAATAAATCCATCTTGGCCTAGACTTTTATTTATGGactcaatttttggaatagttctggaactatttagattttctgttcttgtttgtttattttagtaagttgcatttttctaggaatttttcttcTCAACTAAATTTGCAAGTTTGTTCAAGTGAATATCCCATTTTTCAGTATgaatatatgcatagaaaaatatttctacttttctatttcaACTAAATATTcgagtttttaaatttatagtaatctcaatttttttatattgatagaATGTGCTGTCCTTGCTTTCATTCTTGTCTGTTCCCAAATCTTGACTCAGTAAATCTTTATTGTTAGTTCTCTGACACCTACAaggtacgtgtgtgtgtgtgtgtgtgtgtgtgtaccagcTGTTCAGGCTGTTCTGGTTTGGCTGCCTGGTCCACTATTATTGGAAGCCAAATCTTCAGAGGTGCTTAAATGCCACAAATATTTGCAGGCCCTGTTCCAAGGTAAACATCCTTTCTTCTGTCAAGAAACATGGAATCTGTTAGGATAGACAGACACGTGCACAGTTAAATCTGACgcaaaaggaaagataaatgtAAAGAACAGGGTAAAACTAAGTGCTATGAGAGAGGTCGCTAGACGCAAAGAAGCGTGGACTGCTCAAGCAAGACCAgaagttctcaaagtgtgctttCTGGGCCAGTAGCTTCAGtaccacctgggagcttattagaaatgcaaattatcaggccCCAAGCCAGCttctaaatcagaaactctgagaatGCGGCCCAGCAGCTGTGGTTTAACAAaacttccaggtgattcttatatATCTAAAACTTAAAATGAGTGATCCAGCAGTTCTTAATTCTTTACTGCACATTAGATTCATATGAGGAGTTTTGTAAAGTGCCAATACACAGACTCCACCCCAGAACAattaaatcaatatatttaagaGTGTCTCAGCTGGTTTTAATGTGTATGCAGCATagagaagcactggtctagacAACGATTTCTCAACCGTGGAGCTATTGACactttgggccagataattctctgtATGCGGGCTGTTCTGTGTGTTGTAGGTATCCAACAGCATCTCTGGCCCCTATTTGCTGGATCCTTATAACATCACCCCACATACACCTCCACAGTTGTGATAACAATGTCCCCAAACATTTCCAAATGTCTAGTCACCAGACACCCTCAGCTCCAGATCAGATGAGGTAGCTGCAACAGGGCTACTGATTAAAGAAACAAATGTGGTCCTGTATTCACTCCCTCGATTGctgtggtggggatgggggagggagggatgagaatAGAATAAAACAGGGATGCTTTGCTGCTTTCTTAAACCAGAACTGTACATAGCCTCCTCAAGCTTCACAACCAAGCAAATAGTAAAGCAGACCATATtgtctcctccttcttcccaaaTTATTGGTATAGAAGCCTACTTAGCACCATTCAAAGACGACCTTTTCTAGCAAAGTTGTCTAACAAGCCAACCCATCTTCCTGGGAGATGATGCGGCAGAAGCACGGATTTTAGAATTAGGCAGAACATGGTTTGTTTGTTGTGGGATAATGGATGATTCGTTTAATCTTGCTAGagctcagtttccctgtctgtaaattAGGAAAAAGCAGTGCACTCCTCGGAGGGTTAAATGCGACCATAAACGTGCTAGTTCCCCACCAAAGGAAAGACGATCAACCTTAGAGTATTAGAAATGGATGAGATCACATAATCCAGTCTCCTCAATTGTAAATTTGAGAAGCTAGgacccagagaggttgagtggtTTACCAAAAATCGCATAGATTAGTTTACAACACAGAATTTAATGAAAGGACCCTGACACTAAATATGTTGCTGTTACTTGTGTGTTCTATAATGTACTGGATCCTTGAAGCTAATGCCAGACACTAGTTCCCGTGAATAGTCATGAAGCCATAATCCACCAGCAGTGTGGCGAGGTGGAATAAGAGCTGGAGTGGAGGTCAGCAGACTTGCTTCTGCTTCTGGCTCTGCCTTCAGCTGGCTGCATTCCTAACAGGCATATCTGGACTTCAGCTTCTTCTGAGAGAAGACTACAGAGAGGTTGAACGAGTTGAGCTCTGACGTTCATCTGGGCTCTAAAAAGCTGTGATTGCATTTGGGTCTCCTCTGCTCACCCAGCACAATGAAGCAGAggacatcatatatatatattatatataccaaCAGCAGCAAGAACAGTAATGTACAGACCCTCATGATTTCAAAGAGCTTTTGAATTTAGTAGCTAAATTGATCTTTCTAATCTTCCTAATAACAGATAATTACTTGGAGGACATACTGTCAGAGGGATCCAATCTTGCAGCGTGGTTGGACTAAGTATCTTTCTGAAAGCCTTTgatgaagggaaacaaaagctgGAATTGGAGAGTTGGGGAATCTAGTTGACCATGACCTTGCTTGAGGATGACATTGTGGTGAGGCTAGTACAATCTTGGACAGCAACAATAGGAATCAACACGATGTACAGAAAGAATACACACTGGAGATCAGGAGACTGTGTTTTGTGTGTATAACTGAATGGCTTTGGCCCAAGTCACTTCCCTGGATGGTGGAACCAGAATGTCTCTCAGTTCCCTTCAATCTCTATAGCAACACAGTCCAATAAAAtgttctgcagtgatggaaatggtCTATATTCGCACGGTCCAATGCAGCAACCACCAGTCACACATGGCTATCGAGCACTTGCACTGCGGCTAGTGTAATTCTGATTAAATTAATGTAAATTGTCAcctgtagctagtggctaccacattaCACAGCACAGCTCTACAGTGCACAAGATGAGAGAGGGGAAGCCTCTTTTGCTCTTGGTAGGTGCAACATGTCTAAGGTACTTTGTATTTATTCCAGGCCTCAATAGGAAATCTATTGATAACCCTGAACACATCTGGAGGATTGAGAAGGGCCTAGAAACGAGGCACTGAGAAAAattaggactttttaaaaagcagaattacTAAAACTGGAGTTGCCTTCTGAAAGAGTGATTAGACAActgtaaaaagcagaaaaaatgccACTGGATGGAAGTTACTGAGAGCACAATTTCAACTGGCATGAAATCACCTCTCCAACAAGCAGAGATATGTGACATTAGAATGTTCCATCTCCTAGGGTAGCAATGGCCTATcatattagtctgctagggctgtcataacaaaataccacagtgTGGGTcacctaaacaacagaaatttactttctcacagttctagaggctggaagttcaaggtcaaggtgctggcaggtttggtttcttctgaggcctctgtttttggcttgcaggtggccacaTCCTTATTGTGGTCTCGTGTGGTCTTTCCTCTATGTGTGTGCATCGCTTGTGACtgtttgtgtgtccaaatttcctcttcttataaggacaccagtcgtatgGGATTGGGGATCactcatatgacctcatttaaccttaactatCTCTttaacagcccctccctccaaatgcagtcacattctgaggtactggctggttaagacttcaacatatgaatgggggtgggggggggggtggtgagagAATTGCAATTCAGTCCATTACACCTATCAGTGTAGGCATGCAAAAAGATGGCTTGATAGTCACTTGATAGCGATCTCATAGGGCGGGCTTGTTCTCTATTGGATACAGCAGAAGGCTAGTCTGGAGACGTTCTAATTAAGAGATTCTGTGATACTGGGAAGAAGGCAGAATAAAAAAACTTTACAGAGTAGCCATAATTTCAACCTGACCTTAAGGGATCATAGATTTCAGGAGAAATATGAGGGGGGAGGTGTGGGAGCAGGGATTCTAGTCCGTGGGAATGGTATAGCTCAAGAGCACAGGAGTGAGGGAAGTGTAGGATGTGCTCATGGAGTTAGAAATATACTCCAGCATTTCTGAAACAGAGGATGTGGATTTGGGCAGAAGTACAATGTGGTAGGATACTTACTTGGGGACTAACTCGAATTCCCTGCACACCTTAAAGCTCTCTGGGCAGAAGCAAACCCCACTCCGAACCCTGCTGCTCATTGCTGGCTTTTGGTGGGCCACAGCAGGCTTAGACCTCAGGCAGAGCAAGCTCTTCAGATGCCTTATTTCTTGAGCATTCCTAAACATCAACTGAGTGCAAAGTTCTTGGAAGAGAAAACTCTCTAAAGGGCTTTGCAGAGTTGCCTGACATGTTTTCCCAAATGTTCTGAAGTCATTGTGGCTGCAAGCCATGAGTCTgaagtgttttctttcccttgtccCAGGTGTCGGCTATCTCACGGGTCTCGGCCACAGGTCTGACCATTACATCTGTGCCAGGAGTGGCGGCACCTGTCACTTCTCCTCTTGCCCGCTCTTCACCAAGATTGAGGGCACTTGTTACGGCGGGAAGGCCAAGTGCTGCCTCTGAGCTGGGAGCCATGGGAGAAAGAACACAGAAGCCAAATGAAGTATTTGTAATAGTagttttaataaaagaaacctttttTTGAAGCATATCGCCTTCAGACCAAAATTAATCTTGTGTCTCCTTTGGGAAGAGGTTAAGAAAGTACAGGAGTTACAGGGGAAATGGGCTAGGCCACAAAGCCCGCTGGGTCCAGGACTGGGAGATGATGACCATGGCTTCAGCCttgtcatttctatttcattttgttacCGAACCAACATGTGAGCCATGCAGAGGGTCCACATGAGATCAAGGATACATGATGAGGATTAGGAGCTGCAGAAGCTCAGCCCAAATTCAGTGGTCTCAGCAGCCTGTTCAGTAAAATGGGCCATCTGCAGAGCCCAGAActgctgccctttctcctttctggccTGGGGCAGTGGGCTGGTTAACCTTAGCATTTGAGAATCTCTGTTATGACCCTAAAACTACTCCTCTTAAGTTTCACTCGCTGGGCCTAATATCTGGGTTCCCAGATGACCATTTCTGACTTCGCCACAATCACATCAGCAGTTACATATCACGCATGAAAGCATTTCATATGACCACTGCTTCTGCATTCATTCCTTCTGCACCATTTGGCCTGTAGATGCTGGGCggggagaattttttttcaataaatttcttACAACTCCTGATGACTCGTGCAGTTCTGTTGTCTCCTAATCCGGTGACAGCAATTTCATATTGCACGTCAATAAATTATAAGCACAAGTGAAAATCAACCATTATAAACACATTTGCCTCCATCCCCCAGCAACAGATTTAGAGATGACATCCCTCTTTTGTgaagggaaggcagagaaagaaaagctggTTTATGTTGTGGGCATTAGGCTCTGCTTGGGCATTCTctgtaacacacacacaacatgtgGCTTTAATGACAGACCATCCAGGACTCTCCCTTCCCCTGAAGAGCTAAGAAATAGTCCAGGAGGATTCTATCTTGAGAAGGAGACGCAGGCATGCTATCAACTTCCCTCTTGGAGATATCGAGGTCCTCCCTGGGAGCATTTCTCTGGATGTTATGTCATAGACAGATTCCTAGATGAGCCTTCAAACTTGGGACAGCCAATGTTTTAGTTCCCATGACCCAACCCCTGAGGCAGAAAAAAACCACATCTATGTGTTTACCTCACAGTCTTCAGTTTATTAGGTTGTGGTCATTTGGCCGGCCCCACCAAGAGCTCTTCAAGTGtccaaaagcatatttttatgGATCCCCAACCATGAAGAGGAAACTGACTGTCCCAGGAAGAGGTTGGTATGTTGTCAACAGCACTGTCACCAGAAACAACAGGCTCAGAACCAGAAAGACGAGCGTGAttcctgcagcccagcccagccccatgaCACGTGGTCCCCAGGCTTACATTCCTGTGGGGGCAGTACTCCCTCACTCCAAGTGTCAAAAGAGACTGCAGCTGATGCTTCTCGCCTTCTCTTGTCCCCTCAAtgccttctctcctccacccAAAGCTCCTCTGAGCACTTGTGTCCACCCACCCCTGCTTGACCAGGGCAGATTCAAGCCCTTTGTTTTCAGAGTGGCAGTACAACCCAACCCCCATCTACCTGGGATGAGTATCTTGCAACTTCTCACTCCTTCACCTTACAGGACCACTTCTCCCCACTAAAGAGTATAACCTCCTCCATATTTAACAATTCACTATTTCCCCCATCATGCACAATTATGGCCTTCTCACCACCCTCCCCCCAAACTTTTTCAGCCCCTCCTTCATAAGACTGGAATGCAAAAGTTATTTCCTGAACCAGCCTGGAGGCAAGACGACTTGAATGTTAAAACAGGTACTTGAGTTGTCTACAAGCCACTTCACTTCTGAGGGTCACAAGGCCCAATTTCATGGTTCCTATAAGAGCATCTGCTTAGATGAAAAGGAAGGTATTGATCTGAGTAAGCTCGATATAGAGTTCCAGGCCCAAGCCTTTCCTACTGTGGCTGTCATTGAGAAATTACTGAACCATGTGCCTTTAGGGTTATTACACACACTGACTATGCCGAATGG is a window from the Equus przewalskii isolate Varuska chromosome 28, EquPr2, whole genome shotgun sequence genome containing:
- the DEFB1 gene encoding beta-defensin 1, translated to MRAPYFLLLTLCLFCCQMSSGVGYLTGLGHRSDHYICARSGGTCHFSSCPLFTKIEGTCYGGKAKCCL